A genomic region of Kluyveromyces marxianus DMKU3-1042 DNA, complete genome, chromosome 5 contains the following coding sequences:
- the HIS6 gene encoding 1-(5-phosphoribosyl)-5- ((5-phosphoribosylamino)methylideneamino)imidazole-4-carboxamide isomerase HIS6, translating to MTRFVGCIDLHDGQVKQIVGSSLQETKKVTTNFVSNLPPAHYAQLYWDNKVTGCHVIKLGPNNDNAALEALKQCPGFLQVGGGINLDNCQYWLQYASKVIVTSVLFDKKSYQFNRDTLAKLSQVCGKDRLVVDLSCKRVSEKKWVVAMNKWQTLTDLELNKETFTELCEYTDEFLVHAADVEGLCNGIDEDLVACLYEWTVDLPSVKIVYAGGAKSVDDLKLVEKLSHGRIDITYGSSLDIFGGSLVKFQDCVDWNRNH from the coding sequence ATGACACGCTTTGTTGGCTGCATTGACTTGCACGACGGCCAGGTCAAGCAGATCGTCGGTAGCTCGCTCcaggaaacaaaaaaagttaCCACCAACTTCGTTTCAAACCTTCCTCCAGCCCACTATGCGCAACTCTACTGGGATAACAAAGTAACTGGCTGCCATGTCATCAAACTCGGCCCAAACAACGACAACGCAGCACTCGAGGCTCTCAAACAGTGTCCCGGGTTTTTACAAGTCGGCGGTGGCATCAATCTCGACAATTGCCAGTACTGGCTGCAGTACGCCTCGAAAGTTATTGTGACGTCAGTTTTGTTCGATAAGAAGTCGTACCAATTCAACCGTGATACGCTGGCTAAGTTGTCCCAAGTGTGCGGGAAAGATCGCCTGGTTGTAGATCTATCGTGCAAAAGAGTCTCCGAGAAGAAATGGGTGGTGGCTATGAACAAGTGGCAGACGTTGACCGATTTGgaattgaacaaagaaactttTACTGAGCTATGCGAATATACAGATGAGTTTTTGGTTCACGCAGCAGATGTCGAAGGTTTGTGCAATGGGATAGACGAGGATCTGGTCGCGTGTTTGTATGAGTGGACGGTGGACCTTCCTTCCGTCAAGATCGTGTACGCTGGCGGCGCGAAAAGCGTTGATGATTTAAAGCTGGTAGAAAAATTGAGTCATGGCCGCATCGATATCACGTATGGCAGCAGTTTGGACATATTTGGCGGATCCTTGGTCAAATTCCAAGACTGTGTGGACTGGAACCGCAACCATTGA
- the FAF1 gene encoding Faf1p — MVLAGETATRMDEEYLRQLEVQRAAFEAQFGSLESMGFEDKTKTEVVEEEDSESEEEQSSGSESFHGFSEEEEGSQDEESQEEEEQQLREVEVERQRRGPKVVKFQETETDYKPSKKEQRLIRSGKVPTLQAIEKASASANANANDSDSDPDQEQENLRNDIELQRFLKESHLISAFQTDKNTIHDSELHGKARARTLETRLQSLSATNAVKQRTLETVPMNIRKGMVKKHKERITKYESEARDAGTVLSRVSRGEFRRIDATYKKDIERRIGRHTAAGKRAQAGGRGGRSGPKRDFGLKVQTVGRSTRNGLKLSAADIAKIRGK; from the coding sequence ATGGTTCTGGCAGGGGAAACAGCGACCAGGATGGACGAGGAGTATCTGAGACAGTTGGAGGTGCAGCGTGCGGCGTTTGAGGCCCAGTTTGGGTCGCTTGAGAGCATGGGCTTTGAAGATAAAACCAAGACCGAGgttgtagaagaagaagatagtGAGAGCGAAGAGGAGCAAAGTTCGGGCAGTGAGTCGTTCCATGGATTCAGcgaggaggaggagggaAGCCAGGATGAGGAAAGTcaagaggaggaggaacAACAGCTGagagaagttgaagttgaaaggCAACGCAGAGGCCCCAAGGTGGTGAAGTTCCAGGAAACCGAAACCGATTACAAGCCCAGCAAGAAGGAGCAACGACTAATACGAAGCGGGAAAGTGCCCACCCTGCAGGCGATCGAGAAGGCAAGTGCGAgtgccaatgccaatgccaatgaCAGCGACTCCGACCCCGACCAGGAACAGGAGAACCTGCGCAACGACATCGAGCTCCAACGGTTCCTCAAGGAATCGCACCTCATCAGCGCGTTCCAAACGGACAAAAACACCATCCACGACTCCGAATTGCACGGCAAGGCCCGCGCACGGACCTTGGAGACCAGACTCCAGTCGCTCTCGGCCACGAACGCCGTCAAACAGCGCACGCTCGAGACCGTCCCCATGAACATCCGCAAGGGCATGGTCAAGAAGCACAAGGAACGGATCACCAAGTACGAATCGGAAGCACGTGACGCCGGCACTGTGTTGTCACGTGTTTCGCGCGGCGAGTTCCGCCGGATCGACGCGACGTACAAGAAGGACATCGAGCGGCGTATCGGGCGGCACACTGCCGCGGGCAAGCGCGCGCAGGCTGGCGGCCGGGGCGGCCGCTCGGGCCCCAAGAGAGACTTTGGGCTCAAGGTGCAGACGGTGGGCCGCAGCACGCGCAACGGTTTGAAGTTGAGCGCGGCGGATATCGCCAAGATCCGGGGCAAATAG
- the QCR6 gene encoding ubiquinol--cytochrome-c reductase subunit 6 has protein sequence MISSITAYLEELKDAFVPTVAKAEEDVEEDVDEDEEDEDEDEDDEDEDEEEQGDQLDALREECKATEEGKHLVHHYLECAERVAKAQEQPGYEDLPYKEDCVEEFFHLQHYLDECAAPRLFDKLK, from the coding sequence ATGATTTCCTCTATTACTGCTTACTTGGAAGAACTAAAGGACGCTTTTGTTCCAACTGTGGCCAaggctgaagaagatgttgaagaagacgttgatgaagacgaagaagatgaagatgaagatgaagacgacgaagacgaagacgaagaagaacaaggtgACCAATTGGACGCTTTGAGAGAAGAATGCAAGGCTACCGAAGAAGGTAAGCACTTGGTCCACCACTACTTGGAATGTGCTGAAAGAGTTGCCAAGGCTCAAGAACAACCAGGTTACGAGGACTTGCCATACAAGGAAGACTGTGTCGAAGAATTCTTCCACTTACAACATTACTTGGACGAGTGTGCTGCTCCAAGATTGTTCGACAAGTTGAAATAG
- the RPL29 gene encoding 60S ribosomal protein eL29 → MEFEMAKSKNHTAHNQTRKAHKNGIKKPKTYKYPSLKGVDAKFKRNHRFALHGTAKALAAKRAAEKK, encoded by the exons ATGGAG TTCGAAATGGCTAAGTCTAAGAACCATACCGCTCACAACCAAACCAGAAAGGCTCACAAAAACGGTATCAAGAAGCCAAAGACCTACAAGTACCCATCCTTGAAGGGTGTCGATGCCAAGTTCAAGAGAAACCACAGATTCGCCTTGCACGGTACTGCTAAGGCTTTGGCTGCCAAGCGTGCTgctgaaaagaaataa
- the SMC2 gene encoding condensin subunit SMC2 has translation MKVEELIIDGFKSYATRTVITDWDPQFNAITGLNGSGKSNILDAICFVLGISSMSTVRAQNLQDLIYKRGQAGVTKASVTIVFDNSDPNNSPIGFESHSKISITRQIVLGGVSKYLINGHRAQQQTVLQLFQSVQLNINNPNFLIMQGKITKVLNMKPQEILSLIEEAAGTRMFEDRKEKAERTMAKKETKLQEIRALLSEEIEPKLEKFRNEKRTYLEFQETQSDLENVMKVVNAFEYNYLVNKKAHIEETLVTREAKTQELEETIARLKNEVESLNNDLQALKEQRQREVHKGGKLAELEAQESQISDELSRVETNLNIAKEDMNEEIGNISKLKDNLAKWKQQHDSKKALYDSTFEKYTSQNQNLEKLKTLLKEKQELHSTLTTGISSSGTTANGYNSQLTAIKVKIQNAQVEIKEKEMEMEMLTEELNSNTPKLSAARAEKERYDNEIQNLKQHSEELEKRLNEFGYNPAELKRLKDKERSLKQEYYRLGQEVESLHRKVSSLDFNYVPPSKNFDVSSVKGVVGQLFSLDESNIDSSTALQVCAGGRLFNIVVDNERTASQLLEHGRLRKRVTIIPLNKIASRRINESVIHLAKQLAPGKVELALNLIGYEDDVAKAMEFIFGTSFICKDSQTAKLITFNRDIRSRSITLEGDVYDPEGTLSGGSRRSNNTLLLDIQRYNNAASKYKQVEEELNEVSMQIKAEETKAESSKSILSELNITNHKLKLAEKNAQASNAMQLFNRNNEIQTQLESLKMHTIQLSSLIDGYNHEINTIENDMQEFNKDKGAKLKQLEATLSNMSNDVNRLDAETSKLFDDYQNLSVETDQLSNDISNAENQIATAQEKITELQETCNKYSDIASTKKLELNELQQNLEEERSRLSTMEEELAELETLLKNKNRLLSKSEVELQKLSTDLTKHKNDTQNIDHAIEKKLGENPWLTDTAMVNDILAQNKNINIDQYKKRGHDLAESFQNLRRKVNPEVMSMIESVEKKEAALKTMIKTIEKDKQKIQETIRKLDEYKRDTLIKTWQKVNIDFGNIFSDLLSNSFAKLEPSEGKDVTEGLEVKVKLGKIWKESLVELSGGQRSLIALSLILALLQFKPAPMYILDEVDAALDLSHTQNIGHLIKTRFKGSQFIVVSLKEGMFTNANRVFRTRFQDGTSVVSIM, from the coding sequence ATGAAGGTTGAGGAACTTATTATCGATGGTTTCAAGTCTTATGCTACAAGAACTGTGATCACGGATTGGGACCCCCAGTTTAACGCCATCACGGGGTTGAACGGTTCTGGTAAGTCTAACATTTTAGATGCGATATGCTTTGTATTGGGTATATCATCAATGTCAACGGTTCGTGCCCAAAATTTGCAGGATTTAATCTATAAAAGAGGTCAAGCTGGTGTTACAAAGGCTAGTGTGACTATTGTTTTCGATAATAGTGATCCCAACAATTCGCCAATCGGTTTTGAATCACACTCTAAGATATCTATAACAAGGCAGATTGTTCTAGGTGGCGTGAGTAAATATCTGATCAATGGTCACAGGGCACAGCAACAAACGGTTCTTCAGTTGTTCCAGTCTGTTCAATTAAACATCAATAATCCGAACTTTCTAATTATGCAAGGTAAAATTACAAAGGTGTTAAATATGAAACCTCAAGAGATCCTTTCGCTTatagaagaagcagcaggGACTAGGATGTTTGAAGACCGTAAAGAAAAGGCAGAACGGACTATGgctaagaaagaaacaaaattaCAAGAAATTCGGGCATTGCTATCTGAAGAAATCGAGCCTAAACTCGAGAAGTTTAGAAACGAGAAAAGGACGTATCTAGAATTTCAGGAAACTCAATCTGATCTTGAAAATGTTATGAAGGTTGTTAATGCATTTGAATATAACTACTTGGTTAACAAAAAGGCACATATAGAAGAAACGTTGGTTACAAGAGAGGCCAAAACACAAGAGCTAGAGGAAACTATTGCCAGATTGAAAAATGAGGTAGAAAGTTTGAATAACGACTTACAAGCTCTCAAAGAACAGAGGCAAAGAGAGGTACATAAGGGGGGTAAACTAGCAGAATTGGAAGCTCAAGAATCTCAAATATCGGATGAGCTTTCGAGAGTTGAAACAAACCTAAACAttgcaaaagaagatatgaacgaagaaattggaaatatcTCAAAGTTGAAAGATAATTTGGCAAAATGGAAACAGCAGCATGATTCGAAAAAAGCGCTTTATGACTCTACGTTTGAAAAATACACCAGtcaaaatcaaaacttagagaaattgaagacacttcttaaagaaaaacaagagCTACACTCTACTTTGACAACAGGtatttcatcatcaggTACCACTGCAAATGGTTACAATTCTCAATTAACCGCAATTAAGGTCAAAATTCAAAATGCTCAGGTAGAGATCaaggagaaagaaatggaaatggaaatgcTGACGGAAGAACTAAATTCGAATACCCCCAAACTTTCGGCAGCCAGAgctgaaaaggaaagataCGATAATGAAATTCAGAATTTGAAACAGCATTCTGAGGAGCTAGAAAAACGTCTTAATGAATTTGGTTACAACCCCGCTGAACTGAAACGTTTAAAAGACAAGGAGCGTTCTTTGAAACAAGAATATTATCGTTTGGGTCAAGAGGTGGAGTCTTTGCATAGAAAGGTATCAAGTTTAGATTTTAATTACGTTCCTCCATCGAAGAATTTCGATGTATCCTCCGTGAAAGGTGTTGTTGGGCAACTTTTCAGTCTTGATGAGAGTAATATAGATAGTTCTACAGCATTACAGGTTTGCGCTGGTGGTAGACTTTTCAACATTGTGGTCGATAACGAAAGAACAGCATCTCAACTATTAGAACATGGAAGATTACGCAAACGTGTAACGATTATTCCACTAAACAAAATAGCATCAAGACGAATTAACGAGTCAGTTATTCATTTAGCCAAACAACTGGCTCCTGGGAAGGTAGAATTGGCCTTGAATCTCATAGGTtatgaagatgatgttGCGAAGGCAATGGAGTTTATTTTTGGAACAAGTTTCATCTGTAAAGATTCTCAAACTGCGAAACTAATCACTTTTAACCGTGACATCAGATCCAGAAGTATAACTTTAGAAGGAGATGTCTATGATCCTGAAGGTACATTGTCTGGGGGTAGTAGAAGATCAAATAATACCCTTCTTTTGGACATTCAAAGATATAACAATGCTGCATCGAAATACAAACaggttgaagaagaacttaaTGAGGTGAGCATGCAAATTaaagcagaagaaaccaaggcAGAAAGCTCGAAAAGTATATTATCTGAACTGAATATAACCAACCACAAGCTCAAACTCGCTGAAAAGAACGCACAGGCCAGTAATGCCATGCAGTTATTCAATCGTAATAATGAAATCCAAACACAGTTAGAAAGCCTTAAGATGCACACTATTCAATTGAGCTCCTTGATTGATGGATACAATCATGAAATAAATACTATTGAGAATGATATGCAAGAATTTAACAAGGATAAGGGAGCAAAACTTAAACAGTTAGAGGcaactctttcaaataTGTCGAATGATGTAAATCGTTTAGATGCGGAAACCTCTAAATTATTTGATGATTATCAAAATCTAAGCGTGGAAACAGATCAACTATCCAACGATATATCTAATGCCGAAAACCAAATTGCAACTgcacaagaaaaaataacagAGTTACAAGAGACATGTAACAAGTACTCTGATATCGCCTCAACGAAAAAGTTGGAACTTAAtgaacttcaacaaaattTGGAGGAAGAGAGATCTCGGCTTTCTACTATGGAAGAGGAATTAGCAGAACTTGAAACGTTGCTGAAGAATAAAAACAGACTACTATCAAAAAGTGAAGTAGAACTTCAGAAGTTATCTACTGATTTGACAAAGCATAAAAATGATACCCAGAATATTGATCAtgctattgaaaaaaaactaGGTGAAAACCCTTGGTTGACTGATACGGCCATGgtaaatgatatattggctcagaacaaaaatattaaCATAGATCAGTATAAGAAGCGTGGTCATGATTTAGCCGAAAGTTTCCAAAAtttaagaagaaaagttaaTCCAGAGGTAATGAGTATGATTGAAAGTgttgagaagaaggaagctGCTTTGAAAACGATGATCAAGACTATTGAGAaagacaaacaaaaaattcaagaaactATAAGGAAACTTGATGAATACAAAAGAGATACACTTATCAAGACATGGCAAAAGGTTAACATTGATTTCGGAAATATTTTCAGCGATCTCTTATCAAACTCTTTCGCAAAATTGGAGCCTTCTGAAGGTAAGGATGTAACAGAAGGATTGGAAGTTAAGGTTAAACTTGGAAAGATCTGGAAAGAGAGTTTGGTTGAATTATCTGGTGGTCAGCGTTCTTTGATTGCATTATCATTGATTCTTGCCCTATTGCAATTCAAACCAGCACCAATGTATATCTTAGATGAAGTGGATGCTGCTTTAGATTTAAGTCATACACAAAACATAGGGCACTTGATTAAAACTCGTTTTAAAGGCTCGCAGTTTATCGTTGTTTCTCTAAAAGAAGGTATGTTCACAAATGCCAATAGGGTATTCAGAACAAGATTCCAAGATGGTACTTCAGTAGTTAGCATTATGTAA
- the RPB3 gene encoding DNA-directed RNA polymerase II core subunit RPB3 — MSEEGPQVKIREATKDNVDFILSNVDLALANSLRRVMIAEIPTLAIDSVEIETNTTVLADEFIAHRLGLIPLQSTDIDQVVYCRDCYCEDHCDRCSVELILHAIGESESTTNVYAKDLQIISDLKGRNIGHPIIQDKEGNGVLLCKLRKGQEIRVKCIAKKGISKEHAKWSPAAAIEFEYDPWNKLKHTDYWYEQDAKEEWPQSKNCEFEDPPNEEEKFDYRAKPNTFYVNVESVGSISSEQVIVRGIKTLQDKVADILFSLKKMDQEKVNFAAGAVSTHVPQQVPMEEEMDPYGGPAGSSGYDDAW, encoded by the coding sequence ATGAGTGAAGAAGGCCCCCAAGTGAAGATTAGAGAAGCAACCAAAGATAATGTTGACTTTATACTTTCTAATGTGGACTTGGCACTAGCCAACTCGTTACGTCGGGTGATGATAGCGGAGATTCCTACGTTGGCGATTGATTCTGTTGAAATTGAGACGAACACTACTGTTTTAGCGGATGAGTTTATAGCACATAGGCTTGGGTTAATTCCGTTGCAGAGTACGGACATTGACCAAGTGGTTTACTGTCGTGATTGTTATTGCGAGGATCATTGTGACCGTTGTTCCGTGGAGCTAATATTGCATGCGATTGGTGAGAGTGAATCGACGACGAATGTTTACGCGAAGGATCTTCAGATTATCAGTGATTTAAAGGGCAGGAACATTGGCCATCCGATTATACAGGACAAAGAGGGCAACGGTGTTTTGCTTTGTAAGTTGAGGAAAGGTCAGGAGATCAGGGTGAAATGCATTGCCAAGAAGGGGATTTCGAAGGAGCACGCGAAGTGGTCGCCAGCTGCGGCTATTGAGTTTGAATACGATCCATGGAATAAGCTAAAGCATACGGATTACTGGTACGAACAAGATGCAAAGGAGGAATGGCCACAGTCTAAGAACTGTGAGTTTGAGGATCCACCTAACGAGGAAGAGAAGTTTGATTACAGGGCCAAGCCCAACACGTTCTACGTGAACGTGGAGTCTGTGGGGTCTATATCTTCGGAGCAAGTTATTGTGCGTGGTATCAAAACTTTACAGGATAAAGTAGCAGACATATTGTTttcgttgaagaagatggacCAAGAGAAGGTGAATTTCGCCGCAGGAGCAGTTTCCACGCATGTACCACAACAAGTGCCGATGGAGGAAGAGATGGATCCGTACGGTGGTCCAGCCGGAAGCTCTGGGTATGACGATGCATGGTAG
- the RPL2 gene encoding 60S ribosomal protein uL2: protein MGRVIRNQRKGAGSIFTSHTRLRQGAAKLRNLDYAERHGYIRGVVKQIIHDAGRGAPLAKVVFRDPYKYKLREETFIANEGLHTGQFIYAGKKASLNVGNVLPLGSVPEGTIISNVEERPGDRGALARASGNYVIVIGHNPEDNKTRVRLPSGAKKIISSDARGVIGVVAGGGRIDKPLLKAGRAFHKYKVKRNSWPKTRGVAMNPVDHPHGGGNHQHIGKASTISRGAVSGQKAGLIAARRTGLLRGSQKTQD, encoded by the exons ATGG GTAGAGTTATTagaaaccaaagaaagGGTGCTGGTTCTATCTTCACCTCTCACACCAGATTGAGACAAGGTGCTGCCAAGTTGAGAAACTTGGATTACGCTGAACGTCACGGTTACATTCGTGGTGTTGTCAAGCAAATCATCCACGATGCTGGTAGAGGTGCTCCTTTGGCCAAGGTTGTCTTCCGTGACCCATACAAGTACAAGTTGCGTGAAGAAACTTTCATTGCCAACGAAGGTCTACACACCGGTCAATTCATCTACGCTGGTAAGAAGGCTTCTTTGAACGTTGGTAACGTTTTGCCATTGGGTTCCGTCCCAGAAGGTACCATCATCTCTAACGTCGAAGAAAGACCAGGTGACAGAGGTGCTTTGGCTAGAGCTTCTGGTAACTACGTTATCGTTATCGGTCACAACCCAGAAGACAACAAGACTAGAGTTAGATTACCATCTGGTGCTAAGAAGATCATCTCTTCTGATGCCAGAGGTGTCATCGGTGTTGTTGCCGGTGGTGGTAGAATCGACAAGCCATTGTTGAAGGCTGGTCGTGCTTTCCACAAGTACAAGGTTAAGAGAAACTCTTGGCCAAAGACTCGTGGTGTTGCCATGAACCCTGTTGATCACCCTCACGGTGGTGGTAACCATCAACATATTGGTAAGGCTTCTACCATCTCCAGAGGTGCTGTTTCTGGTCAAAAGGCTGGTTTGATCGCTGCCAGAAGAACTGGTTTGTTACGTGGTTCTCAAAAGACTCAAGATTAG